The following proteins come from a genomic window of Fontisubflavum oceani:
- a CDS encoding peptidoglycan glycosyltransferase FtsW — translation MTEMAHGTVIVQSGEAILPRWWRTVDRVTIGCILALFAIGLLLGLAASPPLAERNGHDPFHYVLRQAAFGGLALTVMVMVSMLTPIQIRRLAVLGFFAAFGALALLPAFGTDYGQGAVRWYSLGFASVQPSEFLKPVYVIFVAWMVAASQEVGGPPGKLVSLVVTLTIVGFLAMQPDFGQAALVLFAWCVIYFVAGAPMLLLGLVGAAVAVAGTVAYSNSEHFARRIDGFLSAELDPNTQLAYATNAIREGGFFGAGLGEGAVKWTLPDAHTDFIIAVAAEEYGLVLVLVIIALLGAIALRGFFRLMKERDPFIRLAGAGLVSLLALQAIINMGVAVRLLPAKGMTLPFVSYGGSSLIATGIAIGMLLALTRTRPQGEIGDILLSRHR, via the coding sequence ATGACGGAAATGGCGCATGGCACGGTGATCGTGCAATCGGGCGAGGCGATTCTGCCGCGCTGGTGGCGGACAGTGGACCGGGTCACCATTGGGTGCATCTTGGCCCTTTTCGCCATAGGTCTGCTCTTGGGCTTGGCGGCGTCGCCACCTTTGGCGGAGCGAAATGGCCATGATCCGTTTCACTATGTTTTGCGGCAAGCGGCCTTTGGCGGCTTGGCTCTGACGGTGATGGTGATGGTGTCCATGCTGACGCCGATCCAAATCCGGCGCCTCGCGGTTCTTGGGTTTTTCGCAGCGTTTGGGGCGCTGGCGCTCTTGCCTGCCTTTGGCACGGATTACGGGCAAGGCGCGGTGCGCTGGTATTCGCTTGGTTTCGCCAGTGTGCAGCCGTCGGAGTTCCTCAAGCCTGTCTACGTGATTTTCGTCGCCTGGATGGTGGCGGCCAGCCAAGAGGTGGGCGGCCCGCCGGGCAAGCTGGTCTCGCTGGTTGTGACGCTGACAATTGTTGGCTTCTTGGCGATGCAGCCCGATTTCGGGCAAGCGGCGCTGGTGCTGTTTGCCTGGTGTGTGATCTATTTTGTGGCCGGTGCGCCGATGCTGCTTTTGGGTTTGGTGGGGGCTGCGGTGGCCGTGGCCGGAACGGTGGCCTACTCCAATTCGGAACATTTCGCGCGTCGGATCGATGGGTTCCTTTCGGCAGAGCTCGACCCCAACACGCAGCTTGCCTATGCTACGAACGCGATCCGAGAGGGCGGCTTTTTCGGCGCGGGGCTGGGCGAGGGGGCCGTGAAATGGACCCTGCCGGATGCGCATACGGATTTCATCATCGCCGTGGCGGCGGAGGAATATGGGCTGGTGCTGGTTCTGGTGATCATCGCCCTCCTTGGGGCCATCGCGCTGCGTGGGTTCTTCCGGTTGATGAAGGAGCGGGATCCGTTCATCCGTCTCGCCGGTGCCGGGCTGGTGAGCCTTCTGGCCTTACAAGCGATCATCAATATGGGGGTCGCGGTACGGCTTCTGCCGGCCAAAGGCATGACCTTGCCGTTCGTGAGCTATGGTGGCTCAAGCTTGATTGCCACCGGCATTGCCATCGGCATGCTTCTGGCCCTGACCCGGACCCGTCCTCAAGGCGAAATCGGCGATATTCTTCTGTCGCGGCACCGGTAG
- a CDS encoding VOC family protein, producing the protein MADVIGVGGVFLHCADPDATKSWYARVLGMVPNDYGGFDFGHRESAKQFPEGARTIFAPFAADSEYFKPSTLPFMLNLMVDDLDGMLARAKAEGVEELQPRENLEYGQFGWILDHDGRKIELWQPPS; encoded by the coding sequence ATGGCGGATGTGATCGGTGTGGGCGGCGTGTTTTTGCATTGCGCGGACCCGGATGCGACGAAATCTTGGTATGCGCGTGTCTTGGGGATGGTGCCGAACGATTATGGCGGGTTCGATTTCGGGCATCGTGAAAGCGCAAAGCAGTTTCCCGAAGGGGCGCGGACGATTTTTGCGCCATTTGCGGCGGATAGCGAGTATTTCAAACCGTCGACACTGCCGTTCATGCTGAACTTGATGGTTGATGATCTCGACGGAATGCTGGCCCGAGCGAAAGCCGAGGGTGTGGAAGAGTTGCAGCCGCGCGAAAATCTCGAATACGGGCAATTCGGCTGGATTCTGGACCACGATGGTCGCAAGATTGAGCTCTGGCAACCGCCAAGCTGA
- a CDS encoding SDR family NAD(P)-dependent oxidoreductase, whose protein sequence is MTRPATPTALVTGGNRGIGRAIAAGLRTQGYRVVIGVRDLTEGQAVAGEIGVEAVHLDLQDPSTFDAVLAEIGGVDVLMNNAGVLIETNMIDDPEGFHTSVDVMFRAPYEMIRLCAPHMRAQNWGRIVNVSSGWGSFDEGLGGPGAYGVAKAALNALTLAMVRDLPAGVKINAMCPGWVRTRMGGAGASLSPEEGADTAIWLATLPEDGPTGGFFRRRAPIAW, encoded by the coding sequence ATGACGCGCCCGGCGACTCCGACCGCTTTGGTGACTGGCGGCAATCGCGGGATCGGTCGGGCGATTGCGGCGGGCTTGCGGACCCAAGGATATCGCGTGGTGATTGGCGTCCGTGATCTGACGGAGGGGCAAGCCGTGGCGGGCGAAATTGGGGTTGAGGCGGTGCATCTGGACCTGCAAGATCCAAGCACATTTGACGCCGTTTTGGCCGAAATTGGCGGTGTCGATGTGTTGATGAACAATGCCGGCGTGTTGATCGAGACCAATATGATTGACGACCCGGAGGGGTTTCATACCTCTGTCGACGTGATGTTCCGCGCGCCCTATGAGATGATCCGGCTCTGTGCGCCACATATGCGGGCGCAAAACTGGGGGCGGATCGTGAATGTCTCCTCTGGTTGGGGCAGTTTTGACGAAGGTCTCGGCGGGCCCGGCGCCTATGGGGTTGCGAAGGCGGCGCTGAATGCGCTCACGCTCGCAATGGTGCGGGATTTGCCTGCAGGTGTGAAGATCAATGCGATGTGCCCGGGATGGGTGCGGACCCGGATGGGCGGCGCGGGCGCGAGCTTGAGCCCGGAAGAGGGCGCCGATACCGCCATATGGCTGGCGACATTGCCCGAAGATGGTCCGACGGGCGGGTTTTTCCGCCGTCGCGCGCCAATTGCATGGTAA
- the mraY gene encoding phospho-N-acetylmuramoyl-pentapeptide-transferase produces MLFWLSELSDGGDFFNLFRYITFRAGAAFFTALIFGFIFGRPLINALRRKYANGQPIREDGPAHHIATKSGTPTMGGLLILAALTLSTLLWARLDNPYVWLVLLVTVAFGLVGFADDWAKVSRNNTKGVPGRIRFGIGLVIAGVAGYVATQLHPDGLAFQLAVPVFKDVLVNLGFLFVPFAMIVIVGSANSVNLTDGLDGLAIMPVMIAAGTLGVIAYAVGRVDFTDYLDVHYVPGTGELLIFTAGLIGGGLGFLWYNAPPAAVFMGDTGSLALGGALGAIAVATKHEIVLAIVGGLFVAEALSVILQVIYFRSTGKRVFLMAPIHHHFEKKGWAEPQVVIRFWIISLILALIGLATLKLR; encoded by the coding sequence ATGTTGTTTTGGCTAAGCGAGCTGTCTGACGGCGGCGATTTTTTCAATCTTTTCCGATATATCACCTTTCGGGCCGGGGCGGCCTTTTTCACGGCGCTGATTTTCGGGTTCATCTTCGGGCGCCCGCTGATCAATGCGTTGCGTCGGAAATACGCCAATGGGCAGCCGATCCGCGAGGATGGCCCGGCGCATCACATTGCCACCAAATCTGGCACGCCGACCATGGGCGGGCTGTTGATCTTGGCCGCTTTGACGCTCTCAACCTTGCTCTGGGCGCGGCTTGATAACCCCTATGTCTGGCTGGTTTTGCTGGTCACTGTGGCCTTCGGGCTGGTCGGATTTGCTGATGATTGGGCGAAGGTCAGCCGGAACAACACCAAGGGTGTGCCGGGGCGTATTCGCTTTGGTATCGGTTTGGTGATCGCAGGCGTCGCGGGCTATGTCGCGACGCAACTCCACCCTGATGGTTTGGCGTTTCAACTGGCGGTGCCGGTTTTTAAGGATGTCTTGGTCAATCTGGGCTTTCTCTTCGTGCCCTTCGCGATGATCGTGATTGTTGGTAGCGCCAATTCGGTGAACCTAACCGATGGGCTGGACGGGCTGGCGATCATGCCCGTGATGATTGCGGCGGGCACGTTGGGTGTGATCGCCTATGCGGTGGGCCGGGTCGATTTCACCGATTATCTCGATGTGCATTACGTGCCAGGTACCGGTGAGTTGTTGATCTTCACGGCCGGTCTAATCGGCGGCGGCCTGGGCTTCCTCTGGTATAACGCGCCCCCGGCGGCGGTGTTCATGGGCGATACCGGGTCGCTGGCTTTGGGCGGCGCGCTTGGCGCGATTGCCGTGGCCACCAAACATGAGATTGTTTTGGCGATTGTCGGCGGGTTGTTTGTAGCAGAGGCGCTGTCGGTCATCTTGCAGGTGATTTACTTCCGATCCACCGGCAAACGGGTGTTTCTGATGGCGCCGATCCACCACCATTTCGAGAAGAAGGGCTGGGCCGAGCCGCAGGTGGTGATCCGGTTTTGGATCATCTCGCTGATCCTCGCGCTGATCGGCCTGGCCACCCTGAAGCTGCGCTGA
- a CDS encoding UDP-N-acetylmuramoyl-tripeptide--D-alanyl-D-alanine ligase — translation MTVLWTAAEAAAATGGQVTGDWVASGVSIDTRMLAPGDLFVALTDIRDGHDFVAQALEKGAAAALVSHRPADVAQDAPLLIVPDVLEALADLGRAGRARMSGQVIAITGSVGKTTTKDMLRVALEPQGRTHVAEASYNNQWGVPLTLTRMPADTEFAVIEIGMNAPGEIAPLSRMARPHVAMVTTVAAVHLEAFGVIEGIAREKASIFEGLEPGGVALINADLETTPILESAAQDAAARLVHFGERQGLPVRLETVTLSDAATVIQADLQDTPILFKLTAPGRHLALNALAALAAVEAVGADVTRAALALGAWEAVIGRGKRERIVLDLAEDRAVEMIDDAFNASPAAMEASLEVLAAATPEGRGRRVAVLGDMLELGPDAPAMHAALADLPSMAAVDLVCTTGPLMAALDAVLPADKRGPHVETAQEMAHILPGLLQPGDIVLIKSSKGTKLSLAVDALRKLGQAIADKA, via the coding sequence ATGACCGTGCTGTGGACTGCCGCCGAGGCCGCCGCCGCGACGGGCGGGCAAGTCACCGGGGATTGGGTCGCGAGCGGTGTGTCGATTGATACGCGGATGCTTGCACCCGGCGATTTGTTCGTGGCGCTGACGGATATCCGCGACGGGCATGACTTTGTGGCCCAAGCTTTGGAAAAGGGGGCGGCGGCGGCATTGGTCAGCCATCGGCCCGCAGATGTCGCCCAAGATGCGCCGCTCCTGATCGTGCCGGATGTCTTGGAGGCGCTGGCCGATCTGGGACGGGCCGGACGGGCACGGATGAGCGGTCAGGTGATCGCGATTACCGGGTCCGTGGGGAAAACCACAACGAAAGACATGCTGCGTGTGGCGTTGGAGCCGCAAGGGCGCACCCATGTGGCCGAAGCGAGTTACAACAATCAATGGGGTGTCCCGCTGACGCTGACGCGGATGCCGGCGGACACGGAATTCGCTGTGATCGAGATAGGGATGAACGCGCCGGGTGAGATTGCCCCTTTGAGCCGAATGGCCCGGCCACATGTGGCCATGGTAACCACCGTAGCGGCGGTGCATCTGGAAGCTTTTGGTGTTATCGAGGGCATCGCCCGGGAGAAGGCCAGCATTTTTGAGGGTTTGGAGCCCGGCGGTGTGGCATTGATCAATGCCGATTTGGAGACCACGCCGATCCTGGAATCTGCGGCGCAGGACGCCGCTGCGCGCTTGGTCCATTTCGGGGAGAGGCAGGGGCTGCCGGTCCGTTTGGAGACGGTCACGTTGAGTGATGCGGCAACGGTTATTCAGGCTGATCTGCAGGACACCCCGATCTTGTTCAAACTCACCGCGCCGGGGCGGCATCTGGCCCTCAATGCCCTTGCCGCCTTGGCGGCGGTTGAGGCCGTGGGCGCGGATGTCACCCGCGCCGCCTTGGCGCTTGGCGCTTGGGAAGCAGTGATCGGGCGCGGCAAGCGCGAGCGGATCGTGTTGGATCTGGCCGAAGATCGCGCGGTCGAGATGATCGACGATGCGTTCAACGCCAGCCCCGCCGCGATGGAAGCCAGCTTGGAGGTCTTGGCGGCCGCCACGCCCGAGGGGCGCGGGCGCAGGGTCGCGGTTTTGGGCGATATGTTGGAACTCGGACCAGACGCGCCTGCGATGCACGCGGCTCTGGCCGATTTGCCCTCCATGGCGGCGGTTGATCTGGTCTGCACCACCGGGCCATTGATGGCCGCCTTAGATGCGGTCTTGCCCGCTGACAAACGCGGGCCGCATGTGGAGACGGCGCAAGAGATGGCGCATATCCTGCCGGGGCTTTTGCAACCGGGCGATATCGTGCTGATCAAAAGTTCCAAGGGCACGAAACTCTCCCTCGCGGTTGACGCGCTACGGAAACTGGGGCAAGCGATTGCGGATAAAGCGTAA
- a CDS encoding peptidoglycan D,D-transpeptidase FtsI family protein — protein MTLRTPLRPLTRILRAREHGENPDAIERENLRLRHEAMRDKMRQRAETRLLLLAMCFFAAFITVGLRMSTLAASEPEEPRIATSGSAILNTRADIVDRQGRVLATNLVTNSLYAHPHEIIDPATAARGLAQIFPDLDEETLLRRFTSDSRFIWLRRYISPEQEQLVHDLGEPGLLFGPREMRLYPNGSVAAHILGGAGFGEEAVNAAEVIGVAGVEARFDDALRDPARDGAPLELSIDLTVQAAVEQVLAGGMVIMNARGASAVLMDVHTGEIRAMASLPDFDPNARPAPLTEGEQADSPLFNRALQGVYELGSVFKMFTVAQALNEGVVNPETIIDTAGPLRMAGFSISDFRNYGSRLSVTEVMIHSSNIGTARIAQMLGAERQQRFLEQLGFFQPTLVEMIEAPSGRPLLPQRWGELATMTVSYGHGISTSPIHLAAAYASITNGGTLIRPTLLLQDGPQNGERIVSEEVSEQIRSILRNVVTEGTSSLGDVEGYAVGGKTGSADKPRPNGGYYEDRVLSTFASVFPAHDPRYVLILTLDEPEIVALGEARRTAGWTAVPVAAEVIRRVAPLLGLRPEIEPQDGFQLSSASE, from the coding sequence ATGACGCTCCGCACGCCATTGCGCCCTCTGACCCGCATCCTCCGTGCGCGCGAACATGGGGAGAACCCGGACGCGATTGAACGCGAGAACCTACGTCTGCGTCATGAGGCGATGCGCGATAAGATGCGGCAGCGGGCAGAAACGCGGCTCTTACTCCTTGCGATGTGTTTCTTCGCGGCCTTCATCACAGTCGGCCTGCGCATGTCGACACTCGCCGCGAGCGAACCGGAGGAGCCGCGCATCGCGACCTCGGGTTCGGCGATTTTGAACACTCGGGCCGATATCGTGGACCGGCAGGGCCGGGTCTTGGCGACCAATCTGGTAACGAATTCGCTCTATGCGCACCCGCATGAAATCATCGACCCTGCCACGGCGGCGCGTGGGTTGGCTCAGATTTTCCCTGATCTGGATGAGGAAACGCTTTTGCGTCGCTTCACCTCGGACAGCCGCTTCATCTGGCTCCGGCGGTATATCTCGCCGGAACAAGAGCAACTCGTTCATGATCTGGGCGAGCCCGGATTGCTGTTCGGCCCGCGCGAGATGCGGCTCTATCCCAATGGCTCTGTCGCCGCGCATATCCTGGGTGGCGCAGGTTTTGGGGAAGAGGCAGTAAACGCGGCGGAAGTGATCGGCGTCGCCGGCGTTGAGGCGCGGTTCGACGATGCATTGCGCGATCCGGCGCGTGACGGCGCACCGTTGGAGCTCTCCATTGACCTGACAGTGCAGGCTGCTGTCGAACAGGTGCTGGCCGGCGGCATGGTGATTATGAACGCGCGTGGCGCGTCCGCCGTGTTGATGGATGTGCATACGGGCGAAATCCGCGCCATGGCGTCGTTGCCCGATTTCGACCCAAATGCCCGCCCGGCACCGCTGACCGAAGGCGAACAGGCCGACAGCCCGCTGTTCAACCGCGCGCTGCAAGGTGTCTATGAGCTTGGCTCCGTCTTCAAGATGTTCACCGTCGCGCAGGCGCTGAACGAGGGGGTGGTCAATCCGGAGACGATCATTGATACCGCCGGGCCGCTTCGTATGGCCGGGTTCTCGATCTCGGATTTTCGCAATTATGGCTCGCGCCTCTCGGTCACCGAAGTGATGATCCATTCCTCGAATATCGGCACCGCGCGCATCGCGCAGATGCTGGGCGCAGAGCGGCAGCAACGTTTCTTAGAACAGCTCGGCTTTTTCCAGCCGACGCTGGTGGAGATGATCGAGGCGCCTTCTGGCCGTCCGCTTCTGCCGCAGCGATGGGGCGAGTTGGCGACGATGACCGTTTCTTATGGTCACGGTATTTCGACGTCGCCGATCCACCTCGCCGCAGCTTATGCATCAATCACCAATGGCGGCACGTTGATCCGACCGACATTGTTGCTCCAAGACGGGCCGCAGAATGGTGAACGGATCGTGTCGGAGGAGGTCTCTGAGCAAATCCGGAGCATATTGCGCAATGTGGTGACCGAAGGCACGTCCAGTTTGGGCGATGTCGAAGGCTATGCGGTGGGCGGCAAAACCGGATCGGCGGATAAGCCGCGCCCGAATGGTGGCTATTATGAGGATCGGGTTCTGTCCACGTTTGCCAGCGTCTTCCCGGCCCATGATCCGCGTTATGTATTGATCTTGACCCTTGATGAGCCGGAGATCGTGGCTTTGGGCGAGGCACGGCGGACAGCCGGTTGGACGGCTGTGCCCGTCGCCGCCGAAGTGATCCGCAGGGTTGCGCCGCTTTTGGGATTGAGACCAGAGATTGAACCTCAGGACGGCTTTCAGCTATCCAGCGCCTCAGAATAG
- the ftsL gene encoding cell division protein FtsL produces the protein MRGFASFLAALAVIGLGYWAYHQNILTQHSIREVEQLQRQIGVERERLSVLRAEWAYLNRPDRLRELADLNFERLGLMPMTPEHFGDVHQVVYPTLLDQLIDEALIDSASSPEMLP, from the coding sequence ATGCGGGGATTCGCGAGTTTTCTGGCGGCATTGGCGGTGATCGGGCTCGGCTATTGGGCGTATCACCAAAACATCCTGACGCAGCATTCGATCCGCGAGGTCGAGCAGTTGCAGCGGCAGATTGGCGTCGAGCGTGAGCGCCTATCGGTTCTGCGCGCCGAATGGGCCTATCTCAATCGTCCGGACCGGCTCCGCGAATTGGCGGATTTGAACTTCGAGCGCCTCGGCTTGATGCCGATGACGCCGGAGCATTTCGGCGATGTGCATCAGGTCGTATATCCAACCCTGCTTGACCAATTGATCGACGAGGCGCTGATCGATAGCGCTTCAAGCCCGGAGATGCTGCCATGA
- the rsmH gene encoding 16S rRNA (cytosine(1402)-N(4))-methyltransferase RsmH: MAERPNRLPASPHIPVLLAPLLRAVAPVGGVWLDGTFGAGGYARGLLEAGAETVIGVDRDPLAFEMASDWASAFGDRLVLVAGEFGDLDEHARTAGYPELDGVVLDLGVSSMQLDQAERGFSFRNDGPLDMRMGQAGLSAEDLVNEAPEALLADILYHYGEERAARRIARSIVAARAERRITRTAELAAIVEKNLPRAKPGQSHPATRSFQAIRIAVNDELGQLAEGLQAAERALKPGGQLAVVSFHSIEDRIVKRFLQDRASSGGGGSRYAPEEAARTPGFELTPRRAIAPDSEELDANPRARSAKLRVARRTDAPSAPVSRETLGLPQLAEGM, encoded by the coding sequence ATGGCCGAGCGGCCCAACCGCCTGCCCGCGTCTCCGCATATTCCTGTTTTGTTGGCGCCGCTTCTGCGCGCGGTCGCGCCGGTGGGCGGCGTTTGGCTGGATGGAACCTTCGGCGCTGGTGGTTACGCCCGTGGCTTGCTTGAAGCGGGGGCCGAAACCGTGATTGGCGTGGATCGCGACCCTTTGGCCTTTGAGATGGCCAGCGATTGGGCCAGCGCGTTCGGAGATCGCTTGGTGTTGGTCGCAGGCGAGTTTGGCGATTTGGATGAACATGCGCGGACGGCTGGATATCCAGAACTGGACGGGGTCGTGTTGGATCTGGGCGTCTCCTCAATGCAGCTTGATCAAGCCGAGCGCGGGTTTTCGTTCCGCAATGATGGGCCGCTCGACATGCGGATGGGGCAGGCGGGGCTTTCGGCCGAAGACCTGGTGAATGAGGCCCCTGAGGCGCTTTTGGCCGACATTCTCTATCATTATGGTGAAGAGCGGGCGGCGCGCCGGATTGCCCGGTCGATTGTCGCGGCCCGCGCGGAACGCCGGATTACGCGGACGGCGGAACTCGCTGCTATTGTTGAGAAAAACCTGCCGCGTGCCAAGCCCGGACAGAGCCATCCGGCGACCCGGAGTTTTCAGGCGATCCGGATCGCGGTGAATGATGAATTGGGTCAACTGGCCGAAGGTCTGCAAGCCGCCGAGCGCGCGCTCAAACCGGGCGGTCAGTTGGCGGTTGTGAGCTTTCACTCGATCGAAGACCGGATCGTGAAGCGGTTCTTGCAAGATCGCGCCAGCAGCGGCGGTGGCGGGTCGCGCTATGCACCAGAAGAAGCCGCGCGGACCCCAGGTTTTGAACTGACCCCGCGCCGGGCGATCGCGCCGGACTCCGAAGAACTGGACGCAAACCCAAGGGCGCGCTCCGCGAAGCTGCGTGTCGCGCGGCGCACCGATGCGCCGTCCGCTCCGGTCAGCCGCGAGACCCTGGGCCTGCCGCAATTGGCGGAGGGGATGTAA
- a CDS encoding division/cell wall cluster transcriptional repressor MraZ, which yields MERRFQGESLNKVDGKGRVSIPVKFRRVLQNSDKHYAPGGAPRLYIAYGNPSAKFLECLSGDAFDEIDALIQAEQRGTPLRAALEHLYYSKCDETSVDDTGRLVLPPAARDKIALGPEALFQGKGDKFHILNPEDGAAAEEDIETMLAALGQGNEFFDPLSLAGKAGTGRPDDGGA from the coding sequence GTGGAACGCAGGTTTCAGGGTGAAAGCCTGAACAAAGTCGATGGAAAGGGCCGGGTCTCGATCCCGGTCAAGTTTCGTCGCGTCCTGCAAAACTCCGACAAGCATTACGCACCCGGTGGCGCACCGCGTCTTTACATTGCTTATGGCAATCCAAGCGCCAAGTTTCTTGAATGTCTGTCAGGTGACGCGTTCGATGAGATCGATGCGCTGATCCAGGCGGAGCAGCGCGGCACGCCGCTGCGCGCGGCGCTTGAGCATCTCTATTACTCAAAATGTGACGAGACGAGCGTGGATGACACGGGTCGTCTGGTCCTGCCGCCTGCGGCGCGGGATAAAATCGCGCTTGGCCCTGAGGCGTTGTTCCAGGGCAAGGGCGACAAATTCCATATCCTCAACCCCGAAGATGGCGCCGCCGCGGAGGAGGATATCGAGACCATGTTGGCGGCACTGGGGCAGGGCAATGAGTTCTTCGATCCGCTTTCGCTTGCGGGAAAGGCCGGGACAGGGCGCCCGGATGACGGAGGTGCGTGA